The following DNA comes from Epinephelus moara isolate mb chromosome 2, YSFRI_EMoa_1.0, whole genome shotgun sequence.
gacaaaaacaatctcACCATAAGGTCTGTTAGCAGCTGTTCTGGAGCAGTCATTCTCCTTATTTAACCTgaacagttatttatttatacaaaaaTGTGTGCGGTGTTCCAACTTTGCAAAATTCTGGGAATATTCAAGGTGGCAACTTTCCATGGGAATTAACAGGAGATAAGTGGAATGAAATGGAAATATGGGTGTAATCTGCTCAGGCTGCTTTCACGTTATACGCAGTTAGAAGCAAACCTTTAAGCATTGGACAAGCCGACATAGGTAAAGATTTCAGAGGGGACGCAGTggacacgtccccctcaatatttagaacgtgcatttgtcccctcccgtaaaaagtaaaagtagcagcgggcgattatttttgacaaaattaaagacagtcACACCAtacactgatgcagaaaaggcagaaactgatgcaggaaataaagtgtGACACTTAAAATTTCCTAGGGAAATCCCAAACTCCTGGTTTCATATGTGCCCACCCCATGTTGAAACCTTTGCCCTTGAAGCAGACATAATTGTGAACCATTCTCATAGGACATAAAAATCAGCAATTTAGTTGTGCTGAACTTGAATTAAATAAGTTTACTAACTTCACTTTGTATTGAACTAATTAGattgcaacaacaaaacacacccCTGTTCCCATTTAACGTGATGCTGCTGGCAAATGATCAGTACATGTGATGAGGAGTGCATGGttacaaatgaataaaatgagaatacttttcaagtcaagtcaaactttattctttgagcacattaaaaaacaactgcagctgaccaaagtgctgaacaggcaCCAAATACCAAAACAGATGAGACAGAAGCCCAAAAACAATAAGAATAcaggaaaacaataaacataataGAGAACAAAATGCAGCACCACTGAAGATGAAGTCAGTTAAGGTGTTAGGCTCAATTGTTCGTCAATGAGAAGAAGTTGGTCTTCAACAGTGACTTAAAGGTTTCTGTAGTCTGAGCAGTTTTATTTGAGCAGGAAAGCTGTCCCAGAGTTTAGGGGCAACCACCGCTTTAGAAAACAGTGCTTCATGTTTTCTAAAGCAGCGTCAGACTCTCATCTTGGAACATAGAGCCTTGAACCAGTCTTTTCCTGACTGATTTTATTCTCTATTCTTGTTTCTCCTAAAACCTTTTTCTCCTGAACTTTTGCCAACTGTTTTTGGAGCACCAAAATATTCCCAGCAGATAAGACAGGAAACTTTTATGACACTTAATGTGTtctacaaaattaaaattaacaaatgataaacatgaaaacaaacatatcGAACAAAAACGCTTTTTATCATTACTGAGTCGCACTGTGTTGCAGTTAAAGAAGGAATACTTGACCCACAAAATGAGCATTAGTGACTGAGTCATGCCATGTcctgaatttgtgaagacaaTTTTTATTCATGCCACCACAGAAAATAGCGAACATACTGATTTATTtgatcgtaagtgctatatcgtaggcaactggacttgcttgtgtttcaaggccctcatccaagaggcttcttcagttctaaatgactggtgcggagttgcaggctttaaactctgtgtgggtgtgaccccttgcagagtcgtaggggtcacatgtgagctcttgGTTACAATGTGACCTAAACGACTcggaaactaagagctcacatggGAGTgtatgactgaataaatgagactaggataatactgcatgagttgtatGAGCGCTTGTAATGGAACTTTCTGTGCTCATTTCCATTGAGGCATGCAAGACAAAAGTTTTCCTCATGAATACAAGGTAACCCAGCATTACTAATTGATGCACAAATTGTCATTTAGTGGGTAAGGTATACCTTTAATGTAAGTGAAATCCATTGCATATAGAAACATCACTCATAAAAATAATCCCTCTTGTTGATAGTGTGCACAATATTCTTTATTACACAGTGGATGAACACTCTGTGGCCActtcattaggtacacctgtactACTCTGTCATAGATTAGACATCATTTAAGTAGACTTGTATATACAGTTGTGGGCTATTAGATTTTACAGGTGTATCTACTAAAGTGGCCACTATGTGTGTATCCAAAGTTACTGGAAGACACTTTGTGTTACAGGCTCAACTAGATTTACCACTCTGCAGTTGTATGTGCCCGcgccagtcaagtttctcttacaaatttgaagaaattcccctttgaggtgttcttgagatatcatgttcacaaggatggaaaggacggacggacaacccaaaaacataatgcctcctgcCACAGCTTTCGCCGGCGCACAGGCATAAAAACTTCATTCAACACACAGAGCACATCTCAGTGAGCTtgctctttttcctcctcttcttcacacGAGGAACCTGATGAAAAACTGGAGCCCTTTGAGCGTCGTGTCTCCTTGTACAGTCTGTCTCTTGATTCTGTCGTCTTTCACATTCATGAGTGTTATTCCCCAGCTGCGCCTCCCGGGGCAGATTATCAATGAGCTCGTACAGGGTGAAGATGCTGAAGCAGATTTCATCGTAGGCTGTGCTGGTGCCGCACTCAAACAGGCAGGCGAAGGCCACAGCAGGCGGTGCACCAGGTAAGGGGGTCAACTCTAGATAGGCGAGGTCAGAGTAGGCGCTGGGGCCCTCATAGATCACCCAGGGGCCACGCCAACTGTCTGGGTCACGGGGAAACAGGCTGAGGAACACACCCAGATCCTTGCGTGCTGTGGTCCATGTTGGGTGGGAGTATACGACCCAGGTGGGGGTGAGGAAATCTGGATGATTGGTTGGCGAGGGGGCGGTGGAAGCAGAGGTGGTGATGTTTGGAGACGGCGAGATGGTGTGATTAGAGTTTGTCATGCAGGACGTCCAGTGTCTGGAGTGATGCACAGGTTGGTGCAAGTGTTGGTCAAGAGAGTGATATAAATGTAACGGGGCAGGAAATCCCACAATGCTGCCATGACAACCATTTCGAGGCTCCACCAGCCGCTGCACCAGCTGCCCCTCCTGAAACACAGCTCCATCATCCAGACTGAGGGCCTGCACTCTGTATCCCAGAGGACTGCGCGCATTACAGTACAACACATTGGTCCCGTCCTCTTCATCCACAGACACCATTTGACACTCCAAGCTCTCCGGCACTGGCACCGCCTCCCCGAAACGCCAGGTTCGCCCATGGGTGTCACTGTGGAAGCAGAAGGCGTGGGGACTGGTCTGGCAGAGCTGCCCGAAGCACTCTTTGCACTCAATGTGGTAGGCGTAGGCAGGAATCAGGAGACGGCCGGACTTCAGTTGGATGCCGTGGCCCGGGCCGAGAGCAAATGTGGCCCATTCTGCAGGGACACATTCAGAGGACACACATGGATGAACATAAGGGGTCAATACATGATACTTAAAGGGTAGTTTCACATAATTAAGTATTACTTAAAAATATATCTCACAATATCCTTACATCTTAACACTGAAACTGTTTTGGGCCAGTGTTATTTTCCCAATCTCTTACACTGAAATCAAGTTAGGGAGGGATCTTATTTAGTCAGGACGGAGAGTATGGACAATTACAGCGTCCTAAAACAATTTCAGTGTACATAATGAGCATGTGACTATTGTTTTGAGCCATAAAGGCTTTGTACAACTTTTTACACATATGCAGCATTGATGTCAGTGTTTTAAGTTCCCTTAAAAAGACAACTTCCTGTGTTTCCCTGACCTTTGATCGTATCTCCTATGACCCTTTTGGTGAGGTCGGTGAGATGACTCCAGGTGTCTCCATCGTCGGTGCTGCAGATGTAGCACAGACGGGTCACGTTCTTCCCCGTCACCAGCTGATAGGACTCTGAGGTGTGGCCGAGGACAGCGATGAAGAACAAGAAGAGAGTACCTGTGAACTCATCGTACACTGGGCATGGGTTCATGGAGCGGTGGCCTGGCAGGAAAGCAGTGCCCAGGACACGCATGTCCTCCcactgcagacagagagaggagaaaaggagataAGAGAAGAAGAGCGTAAAATACCACATTATGTTTAAGCAGATCGAGTCCCTGAGAGGCAACAAAGACAAACCCAAAGCAAAGGTGTctgtaacatttaaattaaaggggcagttcacatATTTTCTCCCCTTTGACAAAGTAGCctcatctttttttcacttaaatctttattaaaacatttttttgtgaaattgaCATGTCAGTTAAAGAAGCATaataaaaagatgaaataaGTGAAAAACAACAAGAGCTAATGAGACAAAGACTGCTTGGGTAAATCCACATTATTACAACCTTAAGGATTAGTGTATCTATTGATAATTATTCCAGTCCAGTGTCGTCTTTCTGAGTcaatttttcccattttttttctAGTTGTGCTTCTTGTAGTCTCAGTATTTTGGAATCAGTAGTCTGTCAAttaaaaagatttcttccacaGTTGTTAGCCATTGGTCCTTCGTGGGTGGTGTTTCTTTACACTGATTCCTATTGATAGCTTTCTTGCTTGCTCCTAGAAATATTTTGATCAAATATCTTTAACTAGCAATAACATCTTCTTCAGAAAATGTACATAGATAAAGCACTAAACACCTGTTAGTACGTGGTGGTCTATATCAAAAGAGGCTGCACATTTTAAAGAAGCTACTTTAGTCTTTTCAGGGCACGACAGACCCAGTGGCTCAACACTGACCTCCACGTAGTTCCTGTAGAAAGTGCCTTTCCTCATCACCAGCAGATGAGCCTCAGAGTCTGATGGGCTGAGTCTCTCCTCACAAAAGGCCAGGAAGGACCTGGAGCGGGGCAGGTAGAGCAGTGCTGGGACTCTGTACGTCACTCCGTTGGGCTCCTTGTGGAACAGCACCAACCTCGCTGGGAAATAGGGCGACCTCATACTCTCTGgtgtataaatattttaaagtaaCTTCAAGTCTTCTGAGAAGGAGCTGGACAaagataaacacacataaacgtATGTCTTTTACAAATAGGGAaataggttaaaaaatacctatATTGTTTAATAGTAGATATATAAATGCCTACAAGTCAAACTGttactgtaaactgtaaacagGGTTACAAATAATTGACACAATGAGTCTGACTCTAAGATATGTCACTTACCTTATTTCAGCCTTTACAATAGAccaaatagaaatagaaaaagcATCCTGTAAGCGGTGTCTGTCCAGGAAACCTCCTGACAAATTCACACTGCCTATTTTGAACAACTGCTGTATTATAGAACACATATCTATTGGCTCAGTGAAACCTTCCTGTGCAATTGCATTATGAATTACACAGAAAGAGGAAGTAGCATCAAATGCAAGGGTCACGGGCAGAAAAAGATTAATGCCTGCAGAGTACTTACATTCAAAGTGCCCTGTTAGAGCTGCTGCTTCTCTGTGaggatatacagtatgtgtcagcGTTTGAATGTTGGGTCGACAGtgtaatgtgtctgtgtgtgtgtgtgtgtaattagtTTGTGGGGGTTTGAAAGCCATggcctctcctctctgttcccCATTCACTGCGGCAGTGTGGCATGCTGTTCACTGACCCAGAAATGGACTGCACTCATCAGATCTACAGCTTTGGATGAATCAGCAGAGAGCAGctattgtggaaatgaaggccCACTGAACAATGATTTGATGATCTACCTCctctgtgtcctgtgtgtgCTTTGTTCTCTCATTTTCTGCAGAATGTGTTGCAACTAATGCCTTTAAAGTAGGAGCCAATTTGTATGatataacaccaagtcagttaaacttcagggataccAATCTGTTCATTTAgaaagcacaagtgattgtgaatcagtttcacctgctttggtgcaaatgaaagtgacaacaggtgcaatggagaggcaaaagcaagacaacccccaaaaagggaatggttttacatgtggtggccacagacagttgctctctcctcatCCTTCCTGACGGATTCTTCTCTAgctttgtgttctgctagtgtccttgtcactactggcagcatgaggcggtacctgcagcctaatcaggttgcacaggtagtcctgctgtgtctcccagcacagtctcaagagcatggaggagacacCAGGAGACCAGCTGTTACACAAGgggagctggacagggccgtagaaggacatcaacccagcagcaggaccagtatctgctcctttgtgtgaggaggaacaagaggagcactgcgagagctctacaaaatgacctccagcaggctactggtgtgcatgtttctgaccaaactgtcagaaacagattccatgagggtggcatgagggcctgacATCCTCTAGTGGAACCTGTGCTCACAGctcagcaccgtgcagctcaaTTGGCATTCGCCAGAGAACACTagaattggcaggtccgccATTTGCGCCACGTTCTcgtcacagatgagagcaggttcacactgagctcatgtgacaggtgtgaaagagtctggagacggtGTGGTGAACGTTATACTGCCTGTAACATCacccagcatgaccggtttggcgctgggtcagtgatggtctggggaggcatatccttggagggtcacacagacctccctgtcatagccaacagtaccctgaccCTGTAccctgttaggtaccaggatgaaatcctcagagggATTGTCAGACCTTATCCTGGTGCTGTGGgcccctgggttcctcctggtgcaggacagtgCCCGGCCTCATGTTGCCAGAGTgcgtaggcagttcctggatgacgatGGTATTGATGCtattgactggccctcttgtttccctgacctaaatccaattgagcagCTATGGGGCGTTATGTATTTGTGCATCTGACGCTgccaagtaccaccacagactgtccagagCTCACTGATGAGAGTGCATACAGGCATGTGGGGGCCATACACaatactgagtcacattatgaggtGCCATGATTAAATCAACACAAGGTGGATCAGCCGATGATTTAAATTTTTCCAATTTAATTTTTGGCTTGATGTTTGAGGTGtcaaaataaagagaaataGAAATCTTTACCACAGTCCCTGTTCCTTGTTACTATTAATAAATTTATGATCACACTCTTCATGCTCAAAACCTACAAAGATATACTTACGGTCAATTACAATATTATACTTagtttattattactattatattattattattattattattattattattgttattataccTAGTCCCTCAGTTGAGACGCTAAACGCAggacattaaaaataaaacaccttaCGCTCATACATGACGTCATCAACGAGCGACCCGACCCCACATGGCAGGCTGCTGAAGTTTTGACATAACTTGCTAAGGTAGCGTAATTCTGCCGTCTTGACCTTATCGATAATGTCACAGCACtgatatatattattttaatcagcagacaaacaaatgtttattatCGCAGTCAGACCGTCAGCTGGACAGGAAGTTACGTGTTAGCTTTTAGGCTAACAAGTTAGCAGAGCTGGAGCTTGTTTGGTTTCGTCAGGTTTGACATTTGCAGTCTGTTGTCGCTCCTCCTGCAGAAACcattttatctttaaatgtCTGTCATGTTTGCCCGTCTTTTTAGAAAATAGGAGTGTAAacgctgatgtttgtttttgatgttttttctcatgtaaacatgaaaacatcCATCATCAGTTGTTAGTTAATTATTAGCAGTGGTGGAAGTACCAGTAGTGCACCGTGAAAATAACgttactccactacaagtaaaagtcatgcGTTCAAAACTTGACCTGATGTACGTGTTATGAGCTATATATACTTTAAGTGTAGAAAGTAACGTTACTCATTGTGCTGTAATGTGTTCCTGTCAGTGTTTACTATCACAGTAGCCTATGTGTTGGATTAGTGTCGCTGCTGCATTagtgtgtatgttgcattttagaTGTTGCTGTAGATGTTTACCAGTACTGACAATAACCACAATACTTAAAAATTGAATATTTATATcatgtaaataaaacacatataaTAATACTGTGTAAATAATCCAGCtccttttaatttttgttgttgcttccATTCAGGGGTGTGCCACATCATCTCGTTTAAGATAATACCAGTAtaattttaatatcatatgaaaaattcatgtcATGATACTTGCGATATTTAGACTTGTTGACAAATTGACGTGATACTGtaacccatggcaacaacaagcatggctgtaCTCTTCTGAACAGTTATGGTTACAGACTCACTGTCCACCTCCCTACACACATATTTTGAGTGTAATTAAttagaaaaaagagaaaagacacaTGATAATCAAAAGTTAGGAATTTGACAAATAGCATCTTATTTTTGATaatacagggtgtctacaggtccttaccaacaataaggccttaaaagtcattaaatagtcttacaTTTGAATTTGTAAGGTCTTAACTACTAGAAATATTTGATCTATTTTCCTTTATCggttttttaatttctttttgtgaaaatgagtgaagcctttctaagtaaaagtccacatttctaatgtgaCAGATCTTTAAAAACTATTATACTGTCTGTTACTTCATACTTGcccttacctgttggcaaaatgtagactGACTGAACTCACTGTAATAACCACATTCCTACATAACActtacctctgcacaagaccGCATATATCTACTGCTTGCCTGCAatgcttaaataagtaaaacatgattttaaaacatgatgaCGTCCTGAATTTGGCTAAAAGGTGTCTTGAACGGGTCTTAAAAAGCGTTAAATTTAACTGTGTGATACCTGTAGATGCCCTGTTATTATTAGAATACTGTGATCATGAACTCTTTCGGCCATGAGAATCGTGtagtgaaaataataatatatgtcAGCTCTACAACACATAAAGAAACACGTCATCCTTCAGTtcatcacaaacattcaaaatcaacacatcaggagatacatggttttctcTGGACAGGAAGGGgctgtaatctgaaaagtaactcaagttgtcagacaaatgtagtgaagtaaaaagtacagtatttaccTCTGAGAGTGGAGCAAAAGGATGCTGTAAAGTTGTATAAAATGGACATACACAAGTACCTCAGCTTTGTACCtaagttacattccaccactgattaTTAGATACATCTAGCTAAAACTAATTAGGAGTACTAAACAGCCCTGCAATAAATCTGACCTTCAGGAAGGTTATAATCAGTTAAGTGCTGCAGTCgatgtttattttcattattaagtATTCGGCTAGTTATTTATTGaataatttactttatttttagtcaatgaaataCCAGAAAGAGTGGACATTGCTCTGCCGAGCACAAATTGACATAttcagatttctgtttttgttcaatCAACTGTCAAAACCCCCCAAATATATTTAGTTTACTTGCATAGAAAAAGAGCAGTCAGTGTTATTTAAAAAGCTTTAATGTGTAATGATTAACTCTGGCTTGTAAAACAAACTGCCATTAACTGATTGTCAAATTGCCGGcggttaattttctgttgaccaCTTAATTATTAATCTCAGTTTTAAATCAGCATTTGTTGAAACTGTTCTTCGAGAAATGTTGACTCGAATTTATAGTCAATGTTGAGGCTGCAGTTTAATATTCGTATCTTTCTCAGCATGGCCAGGCAGTGGTCTGAGGGCCACTCCACATCCATCCTGTGTGTTGGAGCGTCTCCAGGCCCCGAGGGTTTCCTCGCCTCAGGCTCTGAGGGTGGAGAGGTCACGGTGTGGAGCCAGGAGGGGACCATCATAGGCCGTCTCACTCTCCCCGGCAAAGACGACATCacaagtgttgtgttttcacccGCCGCTCTGGGCCAGCTGTACGTGTCACATGGGGAAGCGGTGAGTGTACTCGACCCACGAAACCTGAAGAGTCCTGTAGAGGAGTTTCAGGGTGCAGGGGAGGAGGAGATCAATGCGTTGGCGCTGAATGAGACAGGAACAGCCCTGGCGGTGGCTGATGACAGCGGGGCGGTGCGGGTACTGGAGCTTCCTGGGGGAAAAGTGTGCAGGACTCTTCGTAGACACACGAACATCTGCTCCTCGGTGGCGTTTCGGCCTCACAGGCCCAATAACCTGGTGTCTGCTGGCCTCGACATGCAGGTAGGGGAGGGGACCATTTGTGTTACGTACTAAGACAACATTTGACAACATTTATTTCCCAATGTTAATTTGTTTCACCTTTCTTGTGGCTTCAGGTGATGCTGTGGGGTCTGCAGAAGACACGCCCTCTTTGGACTGTCAACCTCCAAGATGtagcagaggaagaggacgaCCATCAGCAGCGTCCCGGTCAGCTTTTCAACCCACCACTGATCCACTGTGTTTCTGTGGCAAGCTGTGGGAACATTTTGAGTTGTGCAGCAGAGGACGGGCGGGTGCATGTGATGCGGATCGGCAGTGGCTCCAAACTGGAACAGCAGGGAGCGGTCAAGGCCCACAGTCAGGGCGCCTCACAAGCCCACTTTGTTAGTTTCCTCTCCCACCCTCACTGGCTCGTCACTGGGGGGAACGACGGCCAGGTCGCTCTGTGGGATCTCAGTAAGCACCCAGTGGTGACTCCTGAGGCAAAGAGCAAAACTGGAGTGA
Coding sequences within:
- the neu4 gene encoding sialidase-4, producing MRSPYFPARLVLFHKEPNGVTYRVPALLYLPRSRSFLAFCEERLSPSDSEAHLLVMRKGTFYRNYVEWEDMRVLGTAFLPGHRSMNPCPVYDEFTGTLFLFFIAVLGHTSESYQLVTGKNVTRLCYICSTDDGDTWSHLTDLTKRVIGDTIKEWATFALGPGHGIQLKSGRLLIPAYAYHIECKECFGQLCQTSPHAFCFHSDTHGRTWRFGEAVPVPESLECQMVSVDEEDGTNVLYCNARSPLGYRVQALSLDDGAVFQEGQLVQRLVEPRNGCHGSIVGFPAPLHLYHSLDQHLHQPVHHSRHWTSCMTNSNHTISPSPNITTSASTAPSPTNHPDFLTPTWVVYSHPTWTTARKDLGVFLSLFPRDPDSWRGPWVIYEGPSAYSDLAYLELTPLPGAPPAVAFACLFECGTSTAYDEICFSIFTLYELIDNLPREAQLGNNTHECERRQNQETDCTRRHDAQRAPVFHQVPRVKKRRKKSKLTEMCSVC
- the wdr53 gene encoding WD repeat-containing protein 53, encoding MARQWSEGHSTSILCVGASPGPEGFLASGSEGGEVTVWSQEGTIIGRLTLPGKDDITSVVFSPAALGQLYVSHGEAVSVLDPRNLKSPVEEFQGAGEEEINALALNETGTALAVADDSGAVRVLELPGGKVCRTLRRHTNICSSVAFRPHRPNNLVSAGLDMQVMLWGLQKTRPLWTVNLQDVAEEEDDHQQRPGQLFNPPLIHCVSVASCGNILSCAAEDGRVHVMRIGSGSKLEQQGAVKAHSQGASQAHFVSFLSHPHWLVTGGNDGQVALWDLSKHPVVTPEAKSKTGVTAAPRRKGKSKARRKEQPQDKAKTTPKAEAEKEVEVEDEVAESAENVTEDKSGPKLSISHGDKVNWLCPAVLKGEPSVVVADQSSSLTVYPLSPI